From [Clostridium] symbiosum, a single genomic window includes:
- a CDS encoding DUF1292 domain-containing protein: MDTFDKIMENSDDMITLQTEDGESISFYVLEETKMNGETYLLVTDSKEEDGDCYLLRDKSKPEDPEASYEFVDDDGELDYMSKIFEELMSDLGVEIEK; this comes from the coding sequence ATGGATACATTTGACAAAATTATGGAAAACAGCGACGATATGATTACGCTCCAGACTGAGGATGGAGAATCAATCAGTTTTTATGTACTGGAAGAGACTAAGATGAATGGGGAAACCTATCTTTTAGTGACCGATTCAAAAGAGGAAGATGGCGACTGCTATCTTTTAAGAGATAAATCAAAACCGGAAGACCCGGAAGCATCTTATGAATTTGTGGACGATGACGGAGAACTCGATTACATGTCCAAAATTTTTGAGGAGCTTATGAGCGACCTGGGAGTAGAGATAGAGAAATAA
- the ruvX gene encoding Holliday junction resolvase RuvX produces MRVMGLDFGSKTTGVAVSDLLGFTAQGVETITRKDENKLRQTCARIEELIGEYQIETIVLGYPKNMNNTSGGRVEKTLAFKEMLERRTGLPVILWDERLTTTAAEQILIESGVRRENRKAVIDKVAASLILQGYLDSLAISKENMANTQPMEQSEE; encoded by the coding sequence ATGAGAGTGATGGGACTTGACTTTGGGTCTAAGACGACGGGGGTGGCGGTCAGCGATCTGCTGGGTTTCACGGCCCAGGGCGTTGAGACGATCACCCGCAAGGACGAGAATAAACTGCGCCAGACGTGCGCGCGGATTGAAGAATTGATCGGGGAATACCAGATTGAAACGATAGTTTTAGGGTATCCTAAGAATATGAATAATACATCGGGAGGGCGCGTGGAGAAGACGCTTGCATTTAAAGAAATGCTGGAGCGCCGCACCGGTCTGCCTGTGATTTTATGGGACGAGCGTTTGACTACGACTGCTGCAGAGCAGATTTTAATAGAAAGCGGAGTGCGCCGCGAGAACAGGAAAGCAGTGATTGATAAAGTTGCGGCTTCCCTTATTTTGCAGGGCTATCTGGATTCACTGGCTATCAGTAAGGAAAATATGGCAAATACACAGCCGATGGAACAGTCGGAGGAATAG
- a CDS encoding IreB family regulatory phosphoprotein has translation MGDISNTQFFKAVQEEKKLEVSQVLEQVYVALTEKGYNPINQMVGYIMSGDPTYITSHKSARSLIMKVERDEILEELMKVYVETKLK, from the coding sequence ATGGGCGATATTAGTAATACACAATTTTTTAAGGCAGTACAGGAAGAGAAGAAGCTGGAAGTTAGCCAGGTTCTGGAGCAGGTTTATGTTGCTTTGACTGAAAAGGGGTACAACCCTATTAATCAGATGGTCGGGTATATTATGTCTGGAGATCCGACCTATATTACCAGCCATAAGAGCGCCAGGAGCCTGATTATGAAGGTTGAGCGTGATGAGATTCTGGAAGAACTGATGAAGGTTTACGTGGAGACAAAACTTAAATAG
- a CDS encoding helix-hairpin-helix domain-containing protein codes for MGNSLREIPGVGERIEQHLLNIGINKVSDLVGKDPEELYRLDCIKKGFQEDRCQLYVFRLAVYYAEHEAREPEKLKWWYWKDKEYPERNEGEG; via the coding sequence ATGGGAAATAGTTTAAGGGAGATCCCCGGAGTGGGAGAACGGATTGAACAGCATCTGTTGAATATTGGAATTAATAAGGTAAGTGATTTGGTAGGGAAGGATCCGGAGGAGCTGTATCGTCTTGACTGTATTAAAAAGGGATTTCAGGAGGACAGATGCCAGCTCTATGTTTTCAGGCTGGCCGTTTACTATGCGGAACATGAGGCGCGTGAGCCGGAGAAATTGAAGTGGTGGTATTGGAAGGATAAAGAGTATCCGGAAAGGAATGAGGGGGAGGGGTGA